The following proteins are co-located in the Corynebacterium kalinowskii genome:
- a CDS encoding AbrB family transcriptional regulator produces the protein MYVRWLFVIVATFACGFLFDWLHVPAGWILAAIVGSASIALYTGQDLPIHPLLKRLGRSLIAIMAAAPIVAADPRELAHYVLPGLAVSAITIGIGIVGGLLLARSEKAISRETGVLSMLAGGASVMPMLAHDMGADYRYVTLTQYLRLLTVTISLPLLVPLMDVPRGAVEHHNVPYQLVPLIAIAVIVIAGEPLGKLLRLPAPTILGPMLLTILAAQLIPGIALPAELKIATFVSIGWVAGGALSIPALKLFARQLPATFAFIFFLLGACAITAIGLMWWLDLTYFEAYLASSPGALETVLALTDEFGAGPAIAAIQVIRLIAILLVAGYLPKLLKRR, from the coding sequence GTGTATGTTCGGTGGCTATTTGTAATCGTGGCGACGTTCGCTTGCGGTTTCCTCTTCGACTGGCTCCATGTGCCGGCCGGTTGGATTCTGGCTGCCATTGTAGGTTCGGCAAGCATCGCGTTGTACACGGGCCAGGACTTACCGATTCACCCACTCCTCAAACGCCTCGGCCGCAGCCTGATTGCCATCATGGCGGCCGCCCCGATTGTTGCCGCTGACCCGCGCGAACTCGCCCACTATGTCCTCCCGGGATTGGCGGTCTCTGCGATCACAATTGGCATCGGCATCGTCGGTGGCCTGCTGCTTGCCCGCTCGGAAAAGGCGATCTCCCGCGAAACGGGTGTGCTGTCCATGCTGGCCGGCGGCGCTTCGGTCATGCCAATGCTGGCTCATGACATGGGGGCGGACTATCGCTATGTCACGCTCACCCAGTACCTGCGGCTGCTCACGGTCACGATTTCCCTGCCGCTGCTGGTGCCCCTCATGGACGTGCCCCGCGGCGCAGTCGAACACCATAACGTCCCCTACCAGCTAGTTCCCCTCATAGCGATCGCCGTGATCGTGATCGCCGGAGAGCCGCTCGGCAAGCTCCTCAGGCTCCCCGCCCCAACGATCCTCGGCCCGATGCTCCTGACGATCCTCGCCGCTCAGCTCATCCCAGGAATCGCGCTACCGGCGGAGCTGAAGATCGCAACGTTCGTCTCCATCGGCTGGGTCGCAGGCGGCGCGCTCTCGATCCCCGCGCTCAAATTGTTCGCACGCCAGCTACCAGCAACGTTCGCCTTCATCTTCTTCCTGCTCGGCGCCTGCGCGATCACCGCGATCGGCCTGATGTGGTGGCTCGACCTCACCTATTTCGAGGCCTACCTCGCCTCCAGCCCCGGCGCGCTAGAGACCGTGCTGGCGCTTACCGACGAGTTCGGGGCCGGCCCGGCCATCGCCGCGATCCAGGTCATCCGCTTGATCGCGATCCTCTTGGTGGCGGGCTATTTGCCGAAGCTGCTCAAGCGGCGCTAA
- a CDS encoding TSUP family transporter: MSEWAILIVGSIAAGWVDAMIGGGGLILIPLIMAVFPAMAPAAVVATNKVAAVTGTASAAWTYVRKVPIPRKLALTYIPLAALCSGGGALVASLIAKEVMRPLVIVLMLVVGTIVALRPSFGQAKSEENPVMWRRVVTLFGVAAIAFYDGIFGPGTGMFLIMVFTGILSQDFLASTALTKVVNTATNLGALVVFALGGHIWWELGLTLAVANVIGAQLGARTVLGGGTRLIRILLLVMVVVMSSYLAWQQWG; encoded by the coding sequence GTGAGTGAGTGGGCCATCCTCATCGTTGGATCGATCGCAGCCGGCTGGGTTGACGCCATGATCGGAGGCGGTGGCCTCATTCTCATCCCGCTCATCATGGCTGTATTTCCGGCAATGGCGCCGGCCGCTGTGGTGGCCACGAACAAGGTCGCTGCGGTGACGGGCACAGCGTCGGCGGCGTGGACGTACGTGCGGAAAGTGCCGATTCCGCGCAAGCTTGCGCTGACGTACATTCCGCTGGCGGCGCTGTGCTCCGGTGGTGGCGCACTGGTTGCCTCGCTGATCGCCAAGGAGGTCATGCGGCCGCTGGTGATCGTGTTGATGCTGGTCGTTGGCACGATCGTGGCGCTCCGACCATCCTTCGGGCAAGCAAAGTCCGAGGAGAACCCCGTCATGTGGCGCCGGGTGGTGACACTGTTCGGCGTGGCCGCCATTGCGTTTTACGACGGCATCTTCGGCCCCGGCACCGGCATGTTCCTCATCATGGTCTTCACCGGCATCCTGTCCCAGGACTTTCTCGCCTCCACCGCCCTGACCAAGGTAGTGAACACCGCGACAAACCTCGGCGCGTTAGTGGTGTTCGCCCTGGGCGGGCACATCTGGTGGGAACTGGGCCTGACCCTCGCCGTGGCGAATGTGATCGGTGCGCAGCTCGGCGCGCGCACGGTGCTCGGCGGCGGCACGCGGCTCATTCGAATCCTATTACTGGTGATGGTCGTGGTGATGAGCTCTTACCTGGCGTGGCAGCAGTGGGGCTAG
- a CDS encoding helix-turn-helix transcriptional regulator, which translates to MRNYLPEARKQRGLSQQALADALGVSRQTIISIEKGRFDPSLPLAFDLARFFDCHIEDLFTPEQV; encoded by the coding sequence TTGCGCAACTACCTCCCCGAAGCCCGCAAGCAGCGCGGACTCTCCCAGCAGGCGCTTGCCGACGCCCTAGGCGTCTCCCGCCAAACAATCATTTCCATCGAGAAGGGGCGCTTCGACCCGTCCCTGCCCTTGGCCTTTGATCTGGCTCGGTTCTTCGACTGCCACATCGAGGATCTGTTCACCCCGGAGCAGGTGTAA
- a CDS encoding AAA domain-containing protein: protein MDSKLEHLINYFTESARISGLTKSKEEDAPFEQSPYSVLWYYEHFLKQDLAWNNGPNLLRAFLTGQGLPPPAEDIVSQRNQLLDELRQEQSVIFGSERMLNDSQLTAVANATHFPVSFVQGPPGTGKTLTISRIAAFVANQNKTVAIVSSNNTAISNVLEVLERADDLATSSQVLSGISARVAKLGHSGIRRELELPRKDGDGMWKFSTDSSIEYRAGSLGTLGSGQYRKGWEASVSHDDFLADYPIVLSTLHSIKKCFADGADPDKKFDLVIMDESSQTNSMLGILALSCAKSIVLVGDENQLPPIVSEAIPDVSYPVFDMKQPNHSFLTACYEIFGAAQITPDRTFLNEHYRCHPGIINFCNTEIYRNQLDIRTDTSGFCSEGAEIPIRVTCYQGDYRESEFHKDFEQLTADDPVYSSAVNRKQMAILRHDLMPDIRRHLEAGRTICFLTPFRKQMDHLAAIINEETQSVTRISDLPAEGSFTQLTVSPKSLTVHRSQGQEFDVVYLLPVEDGSWRWPWSQGRNLVNVAVSRAKQELHVVVSTKLMETATQLALYGESHEPMIPVALADDPGKQHLYIRRLVEYVHFGIQGRHQKYGIKPTNIESVFDQRYRFQLKNESLQSAGELAVVDYLENLRDQAVLQHVPLHSLEIDGTPILELFEDDADSQLLIRSGHIDIAIVDIYSRQLLLAIEIDGAYHRFNSNLDELRIQKRNDRMKDQILTDIGMQVLHGNRLNGELANRKPVLLRLPDDGSTFWETDRLHRSARANFCEKYSGDSRRPCDCVGLRSCLVDQHVTLDSLIESSTVGALDIRITIPTQLPDPGSRPPLLATIASMFPFLLRPAVLTLGSFMSPSGEARSLTKFLKKWEEDDPTSYQEIIGTRNVREITTILVEQEVLENSPNGKLPTNYGYSIGLVVLKGKNTNGSFSYAGYPSALEKTLRQEISELIRLNQK from the coding sequence ATGGATTCGAAACTCGAACATCTAATCAACTATTTCACCGAATCCGCACGGATCAGCGGCCTCACAAAATCTAAAGAGGAGGATGCTCCATTCGAGCAGTCTCCATACTCAGTGTTATGGTACTACGAACACTTTCTTAAGCAAGACCTCGCCTGGAACAATGGGCCCAATTTATTAAGGGCATTCCTTACTGGTCAGGGGCTACCACCTCCTGCCGAGGACATCGTCAGCCAACGCAACCAACTGTTAGATGAGCTTCGCCAAGAACAGTCCGTCATTTTTGGCTCAGAGCGAATGCTTAACGACTCCCAGCTCACCGCTGTCGCGAATGCTACACATTTCCCAGTGTCTTTTGTGCAAGGGCCTCCTGGAACTGGAAAAACCCTAACAATTTCACGCATTGCAGCTTTCGTCGCAAATCAGAATAAGACAGTGGCAATTGTTTCAAGTAACAACACTGCTATTTCCAACGTCTTAGAGGTTCTTGAAAGGGCCGATGATCTAGCTACTAGCAGTCAAGTACTGTCGGGGATATCTGCTCGAGTAGCGAAACTCGGACACTCTGGCATCCGTAGAGAATTGGAACTACCCCGCAAAGATGGCGACGGAATGTGGAAGTTCTCGACTGATTCTTCTATCGAATATCGAGCTGGATCCCTAGGAACACTGGGTTCGGGACAATACCGAAAGGGCTGGGAGGCTTCTGTTTCCCATGATGATTTTCTAGCCGACTACCCAATAGTTTTAAGTACCCTACATTCAATCAAGAAGTGCTTCGCCGACGGCGCAGATCCTGATAAAAAGTTCGACCTAGTCATCATGGACGAAAGCTCCCAAACGAATTCGATGCTCGGAATCCTTGCGTTAAGCTGCGCAAAATCAATCGTTTTAGTTGGAGACGAAAATCAATTGCCTCCGATCGTGTCAGAAGCTATCCCAGATGTTTCGTACCCAGTTTTCGACATGAAACAGCCTAACCATAGCTTCCTTACTGCCTGCTACGAGATTTTTGGGGCTGCACAAATCACTCCAGACCGCACGTTTCTCAATGAGCATTATCGCTGTCACCCTGGCATCATTAATTTCTGCAATACTGAGATCTACCGGAATCAACTTGACATTCGTACGGATACCTCAGGATTTTGCTCGGAAGGCGCCGAAATCCCCATTCGAGTCACTTGTTATCAAGGAGACTACCGCGAGTCGGAATTCCACAAAGATTTTGAACAGCTAACCGCCGACGATCCGGTGTATTCCTCTGCTGTCAATAGAAAACAAATGGCAATCTTGCGACATGATCTCATGCCAGATATACGTAGGCATTTGGAGGCAGGAAGAACGATCTGCTTTCTTACTCCGTTCCGCAAACAGATGGACCACTTAGCGGCGATCATCAACGAAGAGACTCAATCCGTTACTAGGATTAGCGACCTACCAGCCGAGGGATCCTTTACCCAATTGACCGTAAGTCCAAAATCGTTGACCGTCCACCGATCACAAGGTCAGGAATTCGATGTTGTTTACCTCTTGCCAGTGGAAGACGGAAGCTGGCGATGGCCTTGGTCGCAGGGACGGAATTTGGTTAATGTCGCGGTGTCTCGCGCAAAGCAAGAATTACATGTTGTGGTCTCCACAAAGCTAATGGAGACAGCCACCCAACTTGCACTGTATGGCGAGTCGCATGAGCCAATGATTCCTGTGGCACTGGCGGACGACCCAGGTAAACAACATTTGTATATTCGCCGACTCGTGGAATATGTCCACTTCGGCATACAAGGACGACACCAAAAGTACGGTATTAAGCCAACAAACATTGAGTCCGTTTTCGATCAACGGTACCGTTTTCAACTTAAGAACGAATCACTGCAGTCAGCAGGCGAGCTAGCCGTTGTCGACTACCTTGAAAACCTACGCGACCAAGCAGTTTTACAGCATGTGCCATTGCATTCCCTGGAGATCGACGGTACGCCAATCCTCGAATTATTCGAGGATGATGCCGATTCCCAACTTCTAATCCGTTCTGGGCACATCGATATCGCAATTGTCGACATCTACTCGAGGCAGCTGCTCCTAGCGATCGAGATTGACGGTGCCTACCATCGCTTCAATTCCAACCTCGATGAATTGCGTATTCAGAAACGCAACGACAGAATGAAAGATCAGATCCTCACCGACATCGGCATGCAAGTGCTTCATGGCAACCGATTAAACGGTGAGCTGGCGAATAGAAAGCCAGTGCTATTACGACTACCCGACGACGGATCCACGTTCTGGGAAACCGACCGTCTACACAGAAGTGCACGCGCGAACTTTTGCGAAAAATACTCGGGCGATTCTCGTCGCCCATGCGATTGCGTTGGACTACGCTCATGTCTAGTCGATCAACATGTCACACTCGATTCCCTTATTGAGTCTTCGACTGTCGGGGCACTTGACATTCGTATAACTATTCCGACTCAGCTTCCAGACCCAGGCTCTCGACCACCACTACTGGCTACCATCGCTTCGATGTTTCCATTCCTTTTACGGCCCGCGGTCTTAACACTTGGATCATTCATGTCCCCCTCTGGAGAGGCACGTTCACTGACAAAGTTCCTCAAGAAGTGGGAGGAAGATGATCCGACTTCCTACCAGGAAATCATTGGAACTCGAAACGTTCGTGAAATTACAACCATCTTGGTGGAACAGGAAGTTCTCGAAAACTCGCCAAACGGCAAGCTCCCCACCAACTATGGGTACAGTATCGGTCTTGTCGTTCTAAAGGGCAAAAACACGAACGGCTCGTTTTCTTATGCCGGTTACCCCTCTGCCTTAGAAAAGACACTTCGACAGGAAATTTCCGAGCTTATCCGGTTGAATCAAAAGTAG
- a CDS encoding ATP-dependent RNA helicase produces MFDLDQIGAGLPVRSRIGELAPLLLDAHRLVVQAPPGTGKTTLVPPAVFNAVGGRVVVVAPRRVAVRAAASRLGQLSGLPIGYSIRGSSKHSELVEFVTPGVLLRRLLRDPFLDGISAVVFDEVHERQLDTDLALGMVLELAELREDLAVVAMSATIDASRFSELLIAPILETPAVTHPLTIEYQPIPGRVTGDRSFYSALARVADAQVGPHSVLVFVPGVREVNWVCSEINALPLHGRLTAAEQDLALADSGPRVIVATNVAESSLTVPGVRVVVDAGLARVPRRDRARGMTGLVTSSIAKSSADQRAGRAGREGPGMVIRAYSAADYEAFKPYPVPEILSSDLTQAALFLHCWGSLDVPMLDEPPAAAMADASEVLRELGALDPELTDLGRKLAALPLEPHLGRALLSTGDVATVAALADQPSGDIALLHAPAREVRRLSALVSPGPRNPGLTTALAYPEWIGRRVAPNTYLLASGTRAVFSDLHDEWIACASVTRSATGGVIRAAAALSEADALSVLPIVEEDSVSVENGKIKGVRVRRAGAITLSTTPVRLESSQVRTALANAVRSNGLDFLEFSESFTSLRDRLAFLHTHLGAPWPDMSDQALVQRVEEWLGSSLKVGADALQPLLPWPEAARLGELAPERLLVPSGNTHHLHYDTGRPVCQVKLQECFGLAESPEFCGVKVQFHLLSPAGRPLAVTDDLKSFWSGPYQGVRADMRGRYPKHPWPEDPWTAPATARTKRSIR; encoded by the coding sequence TTGTTTGATCTAGACCAAATTGGCGCTGGGCTGCCGGTCCGTTCCCGGATCGGCGAGCTGGCACCGCTGCTTCTCGACGCCCACAGGTTGGTCGTTCAGGCACCGCCCGGCACGGGTAAGACGACGCTCGTGCCTCCGGCGGTGTTTAATGCTGTCGGCGGTCGCGTTGTTGTCGTGGCGCCTCGACGTGTGGCCGTGCGGGCGGCGGCGTCCCGTTTGGGGCAGCTTTCTGGTCTGCCGATCGGTTATTCCATCAGGGGTTCATCAAAGCACTCTGAGCTGGTGGAATTTGTGACCCCGGGCGTGCTGCTGCGCCGTTTGCTGCGCGATCCTTTCCTCGACGGCATCTCTGCCGTCGTATTTGATGAGGTCCACGAGCGACAGTTAGACACGGACCTGGCCCTGGGAATGGTGCTTGAGCTCGCGGAGCTTCGCGAGGACCTGGCCGTGGTGGCTATGTCTGCCACCATCGACGCTTCACGCTTTTCTGAGCTCCTGATCGCCCCGATTTTAGAGACCCCGGCGGTGACACACCCGCTAACCATTGAGTATCAGCCCATCCCGGGGCGAGTGACCGGGGATCGTTCCTTCTACTCCGCGCTGGCCCGCGTTGCTGATGCCCAAGTGGGACCGCATTCCGTGCTGGTGTTCGTGCCTGGGGTGCGGGAAGTGAACTGGGTGTGCTCGGAGATCAACGCCCTGCCACTGCACGGCCGATTGACCGCTGCGGAGCAGGATCTGGCATTGGCCGATTCGGGCCCGCGGGTGATCGTGGCGACCAACGTGGCGGAATCCTCACTCACGGTCCCCGGGGTGCGCGTTGTGGTTGATGCTGGCTTGGCCCGCGTTCCCCGGCGCGATCGCGCTCGCGGGATGACGGGTTTGGTGACTTCGTCGATCGCGAAGTCCTCAGCGGACCAGCGCGCTGGCCGTGCGGGCCGTGAAGGCCCCGGCATGGTCATTCGCGCCTATTCTGCCGCCGATTACGAGGCGTTTAAGCCTTATCCGGTGCCGGAGATTCTCTCCTCGGATCTCACCCAGGCAGCGCTATTCCTGCACTGCTGGGGCTCGCTTGATGTGCCGATGCTGGATGAGCCGCCGGCTGCGGCGATGGCCGATGCTTCCGAAGTGTTGCGCGAGCTCGGCGCGCTCGACCCCGAGCTCACCGATCTGGGGCGCAAGCTGGCAGCGCTCCCCTTGGAGCCTCATCTTGGCCGAGCGTTGCTCTCCACCGGAGATGTCGCCACAGTGGCGGCGCTTGCGGATCAACCGTCCGGAGATATTGCACTTTTACATGCGCCCGCCCGCGAAGTGCGCCGACTGTCTGCATTGGTATCTCCCGGCCCCCGCAACCCGGGTCTGACCACGGCGCTGGCCTACCCGGAATGGATCGGCCGACGAGTCGCTCCCAATACCTACCTCTTGGCTTCCGGCACCCGGGCGGTATTTTCCGACCTACACGATGAGTGGATTGCTTGCGCTTCCGTCACACGGTCGGCCACTGGTGGCGTGATTCGGGCGGCGGCTGCGCTTTCCGAGGCGGATGCACTGTCGGTGTTGCCGATCGTTGAGGAGGACTCCGTCTCGGTCGAAAACGGAAAGATCAAGGGCGTGCGCGTGCGACGAGCAGGGGCGATCACGCTCTCGACGACGCCGGTTCGCTTGGAGTCCTCCCAAGTGCGGACAGCCCTGGCCAACGCGGTACGCAGCAACGGGCTGGACTTCCTCGAATTCTCCGAATCATTCACCTCCCTGAGAGATCGCCTCGCTTTCCTGCACACGCATCTCGGTGCGCCCTGGCCCGATATGTCTGACCAGGCCTTGGTGCAGCGAGTTGAAGAATGGCTCGGCTCTTCACTAAAAGTGGGCGCAGATGCCTTGCAACCACTCCTCCCCTGGCCCGAGGCTGCCCGGTTAGGTGAACTCGCGCCCGAACGCTTGCTCGTACCCAGCGGAAACACCCACCACCTGCACTACGACACTGGACGCCCCGTGTGTCAGGTAAAGCTGCAGGAGTGTTTTGGGCTCGCTGAATCACCGGAATTTTGTGGCGTAAAGGTGCAATTTCACCTGCTCAGCCCGGCTGGCCGACCACTAGCCGTGACCGATGACCTGAAGAGTTTCTGGTCCGGCCCCTACCAAGGGGTGCGTGCCGACATGCGCGGCCGCTATCCGAAGCATCCCTGGCCGGAGGATCCGTGGACTGCGCCCGCGACGGCGCGGACAAAGAGAAGTATTCGTTAA
- a CDS encoding DUF6474 family protein — MGVFEKIRKARAKTKAEVKAAKTRAKAEVKAAQKDRARQQKLLAQQEHKLLKAEQKGLKARRKQELKIAKTELEKRKAGKINKANVQRYVGVARMLTPVLLPLIYKASTQIQESLTKQRAQKHGVSAAEMSQFAGHGATLKARIAGLRKNAEQANLPRGFVLDVKERLDELDKAVDNAEFMTPEQRRRAHRSIIGDIDLVAGEIQKKLV; from the coding sequence ATGGGCGTTTTTGAGAAGATCCGCAAGGCACGTGCCAAGACCAAGGCCGAGGTCAAGGCAGCTAAGACTCGCGCTAAGGCTGAAGTTAAGGCAGCTCAAAAGGACCGCGCCCGCCAGCAGAAGTTGCTCGCGCAGCAGGAGCACAAGCTGCTGAAGGCGGAGCAGAAAGGTCTCAAGGCTCGTCGCAAGCAGGAGCTTAAGATCGCCAAGACCGAGCTGGAAAAGCGCAAGGCCGGCAAGATTAACAAGGCAAACGTGCAGCGCTACGTGGGTGTCGCCCGGATGCTCACCCCGGTTTTGTTGCCACTCATTTACAAGGCTTCCACCCAGATCCAGGAGTCTCTGACCAAGCAGCGCGCGCAGAAGCACGGCGTTTCTGCCGCCGAGATGTCCCAGTTCGCGGGCCACGGCGCTACCCTGAAGGCTCGCATCGCGGGTCTGCGTAAGAACGCCGAGCAGGCGAACCTGCCGCGTGGCTTCGTGCTCGATGTCAAGGAGCGTTTGGACGAGCTGGACAAGGCCGTAGACAACGCCGAGTTCATGACCCCTGAGCAGCGTCGACGCGCACACCGCTCCATCATTGGTGACATCGACTTGGTTGCAGGCGAGATTCAGAAGAAGCTTGTTTGA
- a CDS encoding TM0106 family RecB-like putative nuclease, translating to MTHPSDLVGCRFRAVQHAAHPEIGPSEAGQARAQRIDAAIAAVYALLPQSRSIGDRTYFNRVSAAHSYFETLEAIAAGDTLITDAMLEWGDFEIEVDILVAFDGGYLPIMISNHRAARVAPGRATPYLAVPRLGLGGVLTGEFKIRHHALDTYRLALAGRALSEMDLSCGYGATIGQDRTRAFLEPLAPLDEALDRALVVPTPTGPRRVKECDSCRFWSLCSSALEAADDISLLLPGDRANPYRDKGITTVQGLIDADLGEVSLLASAFRSGHIVVPRGALHAPRFDVELFIDLEAYLDQGVYLWGVYDGSAYHAFTAWSLSSESDAFFDFWSFVTSARSEALASGKTFGAFCYSNHGENHWLRRSVARFGTPELAAEVEEFIGSDYWIDVFRLVKSQLIGPFGLGLKVVAPAAGYSYGGDIDGESSVNLFLEAAAGSDVAREELLRYNEDDCRATEAVRTWLETSAGFGNAN from the coding sequence GTGACTCATCCAAGCGATCTCGTCGGCTGCCGGTTCCGCGCTGTCCAACACGCCGCGCACCCCGAGATCGGCCCGAGTGAAGCTGGTCAGGCCCGCGCGCAGCGTATCGACGCCGCGATCGCCGCTGTCTATGCGCTCCTGCCGCAGTCACGGTCCATCGGAGATCGCACCTATTTCAACCGGGTTTCCGCTGCTCACTCGTACTTTGAGACCCTTGAGGCGATTGCCGCCGGGGACACCCTCATTACGGACGCGATGCTCGAGTGGGGCGACTTTGAAATCGAGGTGGATATCCTGGTCGCCTTCGATGGCGGTTACCTGCCGATCATGATCTCTAACCACCGCGCGGCACGGGTCGCGCCGGGTCGGGCGACGCCGTACCTGGCTGTGCCGCGATTGGGGCTCGGAGGGGTCCTGACCGGCGAGTTTAAGATTCGACATCACGCTTTGGATACATATCGGCTCGCGCTCGCCGGACGGGCTCTTTCTGAGATGGACCTGTCATGCGGCTATGGCGCGACGATCGGTCAGGATCGCACGCGGGCGTTCCTGGAGCCGCTGGCACCTTTAGATGAGGCGTTGGACCGGGCGCTGGTGGTGCCGACCCCGACGGGGCCGCGTCGCGTCAAGGAATGTGATTCCTGCCGGTTCTGGTCATTGTGCTCCTCAGCTTTGGAGGCCGCCGACGACATCTCCCTGCTGCTTCCGGGCGACCGCGCCAACCCGTACCGCGACAAGGGGATTACGACGGTGCAGGGGCTTATCGACGCCGACCTCGGCGAAGTCTCCCTGTTGGCCTCCGCATTCCGATCCGGTCACATCGTAGTTCCGCGTGGCGCGCTGCATGCTCCGCGCTTTGATGTGGAGCTGTTCATCGACCTCGAGGCTTACCTTGACCAGGGAGTTTACCTGTGGGGAGTCTATGACGGCTCGGCGTATCACGCCTTTACGGCGTGGTCGCTGTCCTCCGAATCGGACGCCTTTTTTGATTTTTGGTCATTCGTGACTTCGGCCCGCTCTGAAGCGTTGGCATCCGGGAAAACCTTCGGTGCCTTCTGCTACTCGAACCACGGTGAAAACCATTGGCTGCGCAGGTCAGTGGCCAGATTCGGTACTCCTGAGTTGGCCGCGGAGGTCGAAGAATTTATTGGCTCCGACTACTGGATCGACGTTTTCCGCCTGGTGAAATCTCAGCTCATCGGGCCATTCGGTTTGGGCCTGAAAGTAGTTGCCCCCGCCGCGGGATACAGCTACGGCGGAGACATTGATGGGGAAAGCTCCGTCAATTTGTTCCTGGAAGCAGCCGCTGGCTCAGATGTCGCGCGCGAAGAATTGCTGCGCTACAACGAGGACGACTGTCGGGCGACGGAAGCGGTGCGGACGTGGCTAGAGACCAGCGCTGGATTTGGCAATGCAAACTGA